The genomic DNA CACGCCGCTGACGCGCCTGGCCTCCGACCATCTTCCCCTGATTATCGATGTCCACTTGTAGTAAATACTGATTATATCAGTAATTTCTCCCAACTCGCGGCCTTGACAAACACCCGCTGGGGTGGTAAGATGAGTCAAATCAAACCAATACCCTGGCAAAAAACCTGAAACCTTGAAATAGGGAAAGGAAGTACCGTAACCATGACCGAGTATGACCCGGAAAGGGAACAGAAAATAGCCCGCTGTATCCGCTGCCGCTCTGAGTTTTCCGCCGCTCAATTGCGCGGGAAAAGAAGTTGCCCGACCTGCGGTGACACCGGACAACCGCTCTCGATGGAAGACGATGTAACCGTTACGATAAACTGGCATGAGCTGCGCATTCTCTGCTCCTGGGCAGAAAAATGGAGCGAGCATAGTATTTCCTCCACTCAGATTTCAACCTCAGATGATTTCATGACCATCTACTCGATTATCGGGGCCTTGCAGGAGCAATATCCCTTCTTTCAGCCGCTCAGCCCGGGAGGGGAACTGCAAAAACTGGTTCGAAGCGGCCATAAAGTTCACTGACCAACAGCACAGCAGCAGTCAAAACCCTTTCGTCCTGTCTCACAGGTATACGCCTGCCGGACTTTTCTCCTCCAAGGTAGCAGCTTTTCTCCTCAAATGTCGATCTTTGGCTTAAAACCGTGGTCAAACAGCAAGGAGAAAAAAAGTATGGACAAGGAGTTAACGATCAAGATTGGAGGGGAGGCGGGACAGGGGCTGGTCACCATAGGCAGTGTTTTGTCCAATCTCTTCAGCCGGGGGGGATGGTATGTTTTTTCCAGCCAGGATTATGAGTCCCGGATCCGGGGTGGCCACAATATCTTTCAGATGCGGATTGCCGACGATCCCATCTGGGCCATGTCCGACCGGGTGGATGTCCTGATAGCCCTGGACAGGGAAACCCTGTACCTTCATCTTCCCGAACTGCACGACAACAGTGTGGTGATCTATGATGGAGAAAAGATTCAGGCCCCGCCATCGGGAAAAGTGAAGCTCATGAGTGTACCCATGGACCGGATAGCCAGAGAAAGCGGCGGGCCGATTCTGGCCAATACCGTGGCTCTGGCCGCAACCGTGGGGCTGCTCGGCTACGAGATAAAATACCTGGAAGATTACCTGCGGCTGACCTTTGGGAAAAAAGGGGAGCAGATAATCCGGGAAAACACTCAGGCTGCCCGCAGGGGCCATGAAGAGGCACTGCGGATCTGCCGTGAAAAAAGGGAAGTCTGCCCCTTTCAGGTCCGGCCCCTCGATGCTCCGACCAAGATGCTGGTCAGCGGAAATGAGGGAGTAGCTCTGGGGGCTCTGGCCGCCGGATGTAAATTTTATTCCGGGTATCCGATGACCCCATCTACCGGCATTCTTACCTATATGGCTTCCAAGGCCGATCAGTTTGGGGTGGTGGTAGAGCAGGCCGAGGATGAGATTGCGGCCATCAATATGGTCATTGGAGCAAGCTTTGCCGGGGCGCGGGCCATGACCGCCACTTCCGGCGGAGGGTTTGACCTGATGACCGAAGGGTTTTCCCTGGCCGGGATGACCGAAACGCCAATTGTGGTTGTCCTTGGTCAGCGCCCTGGTCCGGCTACCGGCCTTCCGACCAGGACCGAACAGGCGGAATTGCAATACGCCATCCATGCATCACATGGCGAGTTCCCCCGCATGGTGCTCGCTCCGGGAACTCCCGAGCAGGCTTTCTACCTCACGGCTCATGCCTTTAATCAGGCTGAAAAATATCAGATTCCGGTCATTATTCTGACCGATCAGTATCTGGCTGACTCCTATTTTTCTCTTGACAGGCCACTGGACCCGGACAAAATCACCATTGACCGCTGCCTGCTCTCGGAAGAGGAACTTGGCCGGATGAAGGAAGAGTACCGCAGATATGCATTGAGCGAGACCGGAATATCCCCCCGGACTATCCCGGGGCAAAGCCGTCACCTGGTCATGGCTGATTCGGATGAGCATGACGAGTATGGTCATATCATCGAGGACCGGGAAACCAGAAGCAGGCAGGCAGCCAAGAGGATGAAAAAGGAGCAGATGATGGAGCAGGATATTCTTCCTCCGAATATCTATGGTCACCTGAAAGCGAAAAACATCATTATCTGCTGGGGCTCGACGTGGGGAATCGTCCATGAGACCATGAAAAAACTGCATGACGAAGGGGAAGATGTGGCCATGCTGCATTTTACCCAGATCTGGCCTTTCCCCTCCCGGCAGGTCAAGGACCTGCTCAGAGACCGTGATGAATTGATTTGCATCGAAAATAACGCTACCGGGCAGTTGGCCAGCATCATCCGGGAAAAAACCGGCATGGCCATGGATGAAAAAATTCTGCAGGCTGACGGGCGGCCTTTCTCGGTTCAGTATCTTTTTGAGACTGTTCAGGAGGTGATACGGTAAATGCTGACCAGGGATGATTATCAGGGAACCAAAGAAGCATGGTGTCCGGGCTGCGGGAATTTCGGCATTCTGAATGCCGTTAAAAAAGCCCTGCTCGATCTGCAATTGCCGCCTGAAAAGATACTCATGGTTTCAGGCATCGGTCAGGCCAGCAAACTTCCTCACTATCTGCGGTGCAACTTCTTCAACGGTCTGCATGGCCGGGCTCTGCCAGTGGCATTGGCTGCCAAGCTGGCCAACCCGGAGATGACGGTCATTGTCCATAACGGAGACGGGGATTGCTATGGCGAGGGGGGGAACCATTTCCTCCATAACATCCGCCGGAATCCTGACATTACCTGCATCGTGCACGATAACAAAGTCTATGGTCTGACCAAGGGACAGGCATCGCCAACTTCGGATAAGGGTTTCACAACCAAAGTGCAGACCCACGGGGTCTTCAATGAACCATTCAACCCGCTGGCCATCGCTATCAGCATGAATTGCAGCTTTGTCGCCAGGGGATATGCAGGCGATCTGAGCTATCTGG from bacterium includes the following:
- a CDS encoding 2-oxoacid:ferredoxin oxidoreductase subunit beta encodes the protein MLTRDDYQGTKEAWCPGCGNFGILNAVKKALLDLQLPPEKILMVSGIGQASKLPHYLRCNFFNGLHGRALPVALAAKLANPEMTVIVHNGDGDCYGEGGNHFLHNIRRNPDITCIVHDNKVYGLTKGQASPTSDKGFTTKVQTHGVFNEPFNPLAIAISMNCSFVARGYAGDLSYLAELIKKGIQHKGFSLIDVLQPCPTFNHVNTFRWYQERVYHLEEDKEFDPGNPLKAFYKAREWGDRIPLGVFYLHPRPTIEENIPALQAGPLYRQKIQPNRILDIMEEFYASPGEKPWLRGR
- a CDS encoding 2-oxoacid:acceptor oxidoreductase subunit alpha, whose translation is MDKELTIKIGGEAGQGLVTIGSVLSNLFSRGGWYVFSSQDYESRIRGGHNIFQMRIADDPIWAMSDRVDVLIALDRETLYLHLPELHDNSVVIYDGEKIQAPPSGKVKLMSVPMDRIARESGGPILANTVALAATVGLLGYEIKYLEDYLRLTFGKKGEQIIRENTQAARRGHEEALRICREKREVCPFQVRPLDAPTKMLVSGNEGVALGALAAGCKFYSGYPMTPSTGILTYMASKADQFGVVVEQAEDEIAAINMVIGASFAGARAMTATSGGGFDLMTEGFSLAGMTETPIVVVLGQRPGPATGLPTRTEQAELQYAIHASHGEFPRMVLAPGTPEQAFYLTAHAFNQAEKYQIPVIILTDQYLADSYFSLDRPLDPDKITIDRCLLSEEELGRMKEEYRRYALSETGISPRTIPGQSRHLVMADSDEHDEYGHIIEDRETRSRQAAKRMKKEQMMEQDILPPNIYGHLKAKNIIICWGSTWGIVHETMKKLHDEGEDVAMLHFTQIWPFPSRQVKDLLRDRDELICIENNATGQLASIIREKTGMAMDEKILQADGRPFSVQYLFETVQEVIR